AACGTGGCTGTGTGGGTCAGGCAGCCATCAGCAGCACGTGGTGAGATACTAATCAGCTAATCTCACCTTCAGTCATATGCCTTTCCTTGTTCTGGGAAAACTTCAAAATCCTGTTGATTTCATCTAACTTTATTTCAAGGATGTTATTTGTCCCTTTTAACTCCGTTATTTTCTTGCAAACAGAGAAAAACATGGGGATTAATGCAGTGTTCAAGTCCTCTTCTGAAGTTCAAGTCCTCCTGCGTTTGGAGCTCGTATACGACGTGATTTTTGGTCAAAAGCCCTGGAAAAATATAGCTAGCtatacatttttgtttgttaataTCTGGCTCCAAAAAAAGAGCATTACATTCAGCATTGCTGCAACAAATTAAAGAGCCGTGTATGAGTTTTACCCAGTTTATCGGTATCTTTTACGTATATTTACGTATGTGCCAGTCCTAAATAactaaaatgtactttttttattattaaaatgtaaatacaagCGTTTTTGACACGCTCCCAACTCTCACTAGCTAGTAAACACGGATCTTGTGGTGTATTTCAGTGCTCTTGAAGGCAGCATTACTAGCTAGTTCATTCGGGTCGGTCGCCTGGGCTTGCTAACCAAACCTGGCTCCCCTGACTAGTCTATGAACTCCTGCTGTTATAGCTGGTCTCCATTTTTTGTAACTACTGGTTTTGTTTGCAGGTGATGTACTTGCTCCAGAAGGTTAAAATCCTGGACAAGTTTATCCAGGTTCACAGCcgttttcttcattttctgacCGGGAGCTCAGCCCTGTTTGAGTTAGCTGAGCTcgttagcactagctagctacaaaCCGAACGGAGCGGTCCGCGAGCCCCTGGCGTCTCCTGCCTGGGCTCAGAGCTGTGGTGACGAGGAGGAGAGAAATCAGAATATACTCGCTTTtatttactgatgttttattattacaaaataaagaTATATTTATGTACATAGCAACAAATCACGTGCAGAAGAACCCCATTAACATTTCCTCATTTTGCACAAGTCTACTTTCCAAGGCTAAAAGGCACCGAGCAGCGAAGATATTAACAAAAAGGGGAATATTACATTTATGCCCCAAAGGTTTGCTGCATAAACTGCAACGATAGCATCCTTCAGAAGATGAGCTCAATCTCTACTTCCATGGAAATCGGTTAAGCTTACTAACGAAAACAATACCTAAATTGAAGATCAAAACAGATTGCAAAATCAAAAATCATATAATATTTCATTAGAAAATGAAATTAGGAAATGAATACAGAATTGAACAAGGAATTAAAAGTTCTGCTTTAAGACAAAGTCCCATACAATTCCACTGCCACAGCATTCATTGTCAAGAGTAAGGCATTAGCTGTTATGTTAAGGATGTGgtaaccaataataataataataataataataataaatgcagtaCATATATGATGTATGGTAATTGGAATATCACCCAACCAGCTTTATCACATTATCAGGTGCAGCTTGCCAAGACGTTTGAGCAGGACCATTCCAGATGAAAAGTCTGCTTAGTTCCCACACCAAGCACTTTTTGGCCCGGTTATttgaacacccacacacacacacacagcttgtttggTGTTGGCTAACAATGTCCAGCAACCCTAACGACAAATACAATCCCGCTCCAAAACCCATCTCGAGGCATTCTTGGCACAGGCATCTTTAAATTTATTTTGGAGAAATGCTTTGTAGCAGGTCTGGTGTTAGATATCCCCCAGGAGTTGGAAGAGATTTCACAACAGCAAGGGGAGGGGATGATGGGTTGTTTGGTTTCAAAAGAAGGCTGTTTTTCCAGTCAACTCCATCAACCATGGTGTATTCTGGAGGAGCTGGTATTGTAAGGATCGGAAAAGGGGAGGAAACCGGTGTTCTCTCCAAGTcaacaatgtttttctgatAATCTTGTAAAGGATTCAGTCTTTGCTCTGCAGAAGAGCATCTCTCTTCTTCAGCTGGCTCACTGTGTCCTCTAGCTGAGAGCTGTGCACCCATTTTACTGGTGTCCAACTCTGAAGTGTAACCTCTTTCATCAGGGAACACCATCATCAGGGGCTTCTTTCCCTTTTTGTTCTCCTCATTCTTACGAGCTTTATCTTGATTACTGCAGCAGTCACTCAGATTGTGTTTCTCTGGAGACAGCACTACCTCGCCACGTGGTGTAACATCAGTCACTTGAGAGTACAAGGTGGCAGGCCAAGCAGGTTCCTGAGCAGGTCCTGAATTAGCAGAGCCAGGGTGTGAAAACTTTCATGGCCACTGGTTGAAGGCTGTTGAACATCTGTATGATCATGATCAGAAAGGTCGGGATCACAGCAGCTGGCACGGCCGGAGTCGTCGTCCCGGAAACTGCTGGACATGGTGGGGAGTCGGAGACATGGGATTCGCCAAGGAGGAGCGGTGTCTCAAAGCATTCCAGCGTTTCGTTTGGTTCGTCATGTCCACTTCTATAAACTCCACCCACGGGTCATTACTGTACAGTTCTGGTCGAAGGGCTGGGTGAGTGCCCAGGATTGATGTGAACTCAGTCAGCTGACCCTTCTTTTGAACACAAAGACATAGAAATTGTCAACAAACTTGACTTTGTTGGTCAGAATACTGATTAATATGTGACAAATTATCAAAATTGATTTTTTTAAGGGCTGCAAAATgaataaactaaaaataatctaaaaaacTGTTTACTATTAtaccacattattattatatcaacTGTTATTGTACCACAGTATACCCTGCAATGTGACAGGCTGAGCGATGTTCTGGGAGTGCCAATATTGCACAATAATGGAACCCTGACCATAGCTCTTCCAAGTACTACTTCTCCAGTAACCTAGCAATGCCGCCCGGGCTTTCAAGACAAAAAACACTGTccataaaatataaaactaaataaatattttatttattataaagctGAAAGCTGAATGCTAATGATTTAATGCTGTTACACACATGGTGTCCCAAACtgcacataaacacatacactCTTGGTTTAAAACAGATCAATATCCATCAGAAGTGTGgctaaataatttttttctgtCCCCCTTCTCATTAAAATGAATCATAACTGTGGTTTAATCATAATAATGCACATGATGTTTGTGCTATAATGTGAGATATGGCACTTATATTGGCCTTGTGCCAGTGACTGCAATACACCAGTGCCAGTATCTCACGTTAGAGCACTCCCTCTGGTATAATATTGCTCAAGGTGGCCTAGATGACGTTTTCCCTTCCCATTTACATCACGTTTTTTTTGCGAAGGCAGAGACTACTGCGCCCAACTAAAAAAAGTCTAAAATATGAAAACACTATCAACACTTAAAAGGTTTGCTGAAAGATGTATAAAACTGAGCGTGGTGCAGCAGCATGACTGTCCCGTCTAGAGCAGctgttcccaaccctggtcctggagaacccccAGCCctacacattttagtgtttactcctACTCCAAACACATCTGATCCAGCTGAAGAGGTCATTAACAAACCCTTTCTGAGTGAAAGGTGGTATATAAGAGCAGGAAACTACTAAAATGCAGAGGGTCAAGGTCAAGGTTTGGGAATCACTGACCTAGAGGACATCCTGATGCTACAATCGCAGTTAAACTATACTACTAGAGTAGTATACTAAAAGAGTTAAACATAGCGCATCACGGTTGGCTTTTCAGCTGTGTTTTAGTTTAGCAAACACAAACACCGTTAGCTGAAGGGATGAGCTGCATTTCAATCTAAACTGAGGGGCTACTTAAAGGTTAGAAGAGCTGACAGACTTGCACGCCAACACAGACACATAAAACAGTTGTAATTTCTAATGTCCAAACCCACAACAACTATGCTTACATCACTGAAAACAGAGCTTTTAATACTCTCTAGGGTAAAGTTCTGAAAACCCCATTTCTGTGTTTTGATGTGGAAGGTTATTTAATGAGCTGCCTCAGGACTGTTTTGTGTCTGTTGTGGCCGATGGACGTGCTGCTGTTGTCAGATTTGATGTCTACTTGTCCGTTACAGACCacacaaattatttatttatcattagaCGTAAAATAGTTTAATTAGAattgcaaagttcttgtagAATCAGCCAGCCATAAGTGTACTTTGGCATGCATGCTTGGACATATCAATCATAATGGACCAATTCATCAATTATGGAAACAGAcgttagttgcagccctagAATTAATACCTGTAGGAGAACTGGGTCAATTCCTTTGATTTTTGGTCCAGGAACAGGAGGCAAGAAAATCACCATAAGtctgaaaaacaatgaacagagaAAATGAAATCTTAACCACAGAAAGTTTTCTTGTGGCAGAGCCCAAGTGCCTTTTGCAGCTGTATTTGAAGCTGCATCAGACATATAACATCACAAAAACTGAATACCAtgatttttattcatttcacaCACTTAATATCCACAGCAATATCCAAGGATGTTGGACTACTTATGTGCTCTCTGTACTGAAACAGAAACAGgcaatatgtttaaaaaggcATTCTCTGAcataatgtgatgtgatgtttcATGATAATGTCAATGTAGTCTTACTGCCCACCACATACATCTTGTGCCATGCTGAACAACATCAATAAATTGCTTGGCTGAATAATCAAGGTTTGACACAGATCATAGAAACACTTACTTCTGTTGACGTGAAACGACAACCAGCATCAAGATGATTCCGATACCAACAACAGCAAAGACTAACACAGCAGGTACAGCGACGCGTGATtctaaaatgaaaagaaaagttaattaaaggtttatttttttaaatacattatgCTATTCTACCTTTTTTTCAGTTCAACATTTAGCCTTAATATTACCTTCTCTGTAAACAAGTATGAAGATGGAGTCACTAAATTCGCCAAAGTTGTAGCCTCGCATTTTGGGacctcaccctgacttcatatTCAGTACTAGTGTTAAGACCATAGACATAAGCCTGGGGTGTCTTTCCCATTGTCCATCTGGAAGAGAAGAAACATAGCCGAAATACTGACATAGGAAGTGTGTATCTGGACTCACTGAAGAAGTATGACAAAAGACTGTCATTACATTTAATCTAATTACATCAGACATAAATAAGCCAATCAAACTAGTGCAAATCATTTAAGGAACATAGCCCCTTACATAAAGTTTTTATTCACTTTGACAAATTACATTTTCACTGTAAAATTAACAGTATTTTCAGACTCACAGATTTCCACTGCTCTGAACCCTTCTCTCTGTACTGCGTCTCATACCGAAGCGACATCCATCCCATCTTTACATTGTCTGCTGCTGAGGCTGGTGGGTCCCAGCTCACTACCACATCATAAATTAAGCCAGTTGGGGCCATACCCAGTAGGGTCCAGTTCAGCCCTTC
This sequence is a window from Salminus brasiliensis chromosome 18, fSalBra1.hap2, whole genome shotgun sequence. Protein-coding genes within it:
- the ghrb gene encoding LOW QUALITY PROTEIN: growth hormone receptor b (The sequence of the model RefSeq protein was modified relative to this genomic sequence to represent the inferred CDS: inserted 3 bases in 3 codons; deleted 2 bases in 2 codons); this translates as MGTEPSLFICLFLIVAVTTEGLQPTMQGQSALGPHLTGCFSRELMTFRCHWDAGTFQNLTEPGDLRLFYMLKMDSKIGEEKWKECPSYNSTRENECFFDTVHTVIWFSYVIQLRSRTQDVVYDEMIFNVEDIVFPDPPEGLNWTLLGMAPTGLIYDVVVSWDPPASAADNVKMGWMSLRYETQYREKGSEQWKSMDNGKDTQAYVYGLNTSTEYEVRVRSKMRGYNFGEFSDSIFILVYREESRVAVPAVLVFAVVGIGIILMLVVVSRQQKLMVIFLPPVPGPKIKGIDPVLLQKGQLTEFTSILGTHPALRPELYSNDPWVEFIEVDXDEPNETLECFETPLLLGESHVSDSPXMSSSFRDDDSGRASCCDPDLSDHDHTDVQQPSTSGHESFHTLAXANSGPAQEPAWPATLYSQVTDVTPRGEVVLSPEKHNLSDCCSNQDKARKNEENKKGKKPLMMVFPDERGYTSELDTSKMGAQLSARGHSEPAEEERCSSAEQRLNPLQDYQKNIVDLERTPVSSPFPILTIPAPPEYTMVDGVDWKNSLLLKPNNPSSPPLAVVKSLPTPGGYLTPDLLQSISPK